CGGCTGGAACCACGTCGCCGGCCCGCATCTTCACGGCCTCTACGTGCCCGTTCCCGATGATCTCGTCCGCGGTCGTGCCGGTGCGAACGAAGATGCCCATTTTCTCGATCGCGCGCCGGAGCAGGTCGCCGCCGAACTTGTCGAGCTGTGCGTTCATCAGCACCGGGTTGAGGTGCAGAACGGTGACGTGTAGCCCGAGGTCGCACAGCGACTTGGCCGCTTCAAGGCCGAGTAACCCGCCACCCACGACGACCGCACTGCTCCCGGGCCGCGCACGGTCGCGGATCGCCACGCAGTCCTCGATCGTGCGGAACACGTGAACGCCGGCCCGCGGCCCTCCGTCGTCGCTTTTCAGCCCTTCGATTTGGGGGATCAGTGGCGAACTACCGGTTGCGAACACGCACACGTCGTAGGGGTGCGTGTCGCCCGCGCTCGTGGTGAGCCGCCGGGCCACGGGATCGACCTTCGTAACCCGCACGCCGGACTGGAACGCCACCCCGCGGGCGGCGAACCAGTCGTTGGATTTCAGTTCGATCTCGTTCGGAGAGCCGCCGGTGAGCACGCGCCCGAGCAGGATGCGGTTGTACGGCCCCCGCGCTTCTTCGCCGTACACCGTGATCTCGAAGACCCCGGTGGCGTTCCGGCGCACGAGTTCGTCGAGCAACCGGCTGGCCGCCATGCCGTTGCCGATGATCGCGAGGCGCTTCTGCGTCATGTCTTCACCTTCGCGATACGAACCGCCGCGAGCTTGAATTCGGGCATCCTGCTGACCGGATCGAGGGCCGCGCTCGTGAGCAAGTTCGCCGCGGACCGCCCGCCCCAGTGGAACGGCGCGAACAGCGTGTCCGGGCGGATGTCCGGGGTCACCTCGGCCACGAACTCCACCTTCGCGCGCCGGCTCTCGATCGTGACGCGGCTCCCGGTGACCACGCGGTGGCGCCGGGCGAGGCGCGGGTGTATCTCCAGGCGCGGAACCGGTTGCGCGTTCACGAGTCGGCCCACGGTGCGGGTTTGGGCGCCGGAGTTGTAGTGCTCCTTGTAGCGCCCCGTGGTGAAGAGCAGCGGGAACTCCGCGTCCGGTTCTTCGCCCGCGGCACGGTGCTCGACGGCGAAGAACTTCGCGCGCCCGTCCGCGTGGGCGAATCGTTCTGTGAACATGCGCGGCGACCCGGTGTGCTCCTCCGACGGGCACGGCCAGAACACGCCGTCCTGGTGTTCGATTTTCGCGTAAGTGATGCCCGAGTAATCGGCCGGCGCGCCGGCGGTGGCGCGCCGCAATTCGTTGAAGGCGCTCTCCGCGGTGCGGAACGCGAACTTCTCGCCGCAGCCGAGGCGCGTGGCGAGTTCGTGGAACACTTCGAGGTCGCTGCGCGGACCGGTCGGCGGGCGCGCCACGATGCGCCTGCGGATCACGCGCCCCTCCAGGTTGGTCATCGTGCCGTCTTCTTCCGCCCACTGGAACACGGGAAGGAAGACGTGTGCGTGTGCGGAGGTCTCGTTGTGGAACGCATCACACACGACGAGCAGGTCGAGCGCCTTCAGCTTCGGTTCGAGTCGCGACAGGTGCGGCGCGGCGACCGCGACGTTCGACCCCATGACGAACAAGCTGCGAATGCCCCCCGGCCCGAGTGAATCGAGCAACTCGCATGCACTTTTCCCTTTGCGCGGAAGGGCGGAAGGATCGACGCCCCACACTTGAGCGACGGCTGCGCGGTGCGCGTCCACTTCGATGAGGCGATAACCGGGGAGCTGGTCCGCCTTCTGACCGTGCTCGCGCCCGCCCTGTCCGTTGCCCTGGCCGGTCAGTGTGCCGTAGCCGCTGTTCGGTTTGCCCACTTTGCCCAGCGCGAGCATCAGGTTGATCCAGGCGTGAACGCTGTCCACGCCCTTGCTGTGCTGTTCCGTTCCGCGCCCGGTGAGCACCATCGAACTGTGAGCGGTCGCCAGCCAGCGTACCGCTTGCCTCAATTGCGCTTCCGGGATTCCCGTGAGGCGCTCGACGCGCGCTGGGTGGTACTGCAACGCGATCGCTCGGACTGCGTCGAAGCCGGTTGTGCGGCCCGTGATATATTGCTCGTCGGTCAGGCGCTCTTCGATGGCGACGTAGAGGAGGCCGTTCGCCAGTGCGAGGTCGGTTCCCGGTGTCACCTGAAGAAACAGGTTCGCGACGCGGGCGGTCGAGGACCGGCGCGGGTCCGCCACAATGAGGCGCCCGCCCGCGGCCTTCTGGCGGTCGAACCACTGCATCATCGGCGGGAGCGTGTCGGCCGTGTTCGCGCCGACGAGCATCACCCCCTCCGCGTGCTCCCCGTCCGCGGCCGGGGACGGCAGCCCCCGGTCGAGCCCGAACGCGCGGGTCTGGGCCGCCCCCGCGCTCGACATGCAGAACCGGCCGTTGTAATCGATGTTCGCCGTGCTCAGCGCGACGCGGGCGAACTTCCCTAACAGGTACGCTTTCTCGTTCGTCAGTGCGCCGGACCCGAACACGCCGTTGACATCGGCTCCGTATTGGTCGCGGAGCGCGATCATCTTCGAGGCGACGAAATCGAGTGCCTCGCCCCACGTCGCGTCGCGCCACGAACCCTGCTCGTCGCGGAGCTGCGGGGTCGTAACTCGCTGCGGGTGCTGGAGGAGCGCCGCCGAACTCCAGCCCTTGATGCAGAGCTGTCCGTTGTTCACGGGGAAGTGCGGATCGCCGCTCACCCGCGGCATGTCGCCGCCGAGGTCTTCGCCCATCAGGATGCCGCACTGGAACGCGCAATACGGGCAGTGCGTGCGCACCCCGAGGGCTTGTTCCGGGAGCGTGCTCAGGGGAATCGGCGGGATCGCACTCACGACAGCGGCACCGTTACGAACACCGTGCCGTCACGCACTTCGGTCGCATAAGCCTGAATCCCACACACGTTCTCCTGGTCGCACGCGCCCGAGGTGCCGTCGAAGCGGAAGGCGTGCAGCGGACACACGACTTGCTCGCCGATCAGCATCCCGTCCGCGAGCGGGCCGTTCTTGTGCGGGCACTTGCCGTCCACCGCGAACACCTGGCCCTCGCGCCCGCGGAACACCGCGATCGGGCGCCCGCCGACCTCGAACGCGCGCCCGAGTCCGGTCGGGAGGTCGTTGAGCGTGCAGAGCTGGACTCGCGTAACTGTGGCTGTCATGAAACGGCTCTCCGCGTCGGTGTGGTTCACTCGCTCCGCGAGCGGGTTTCGGGGCGTTCTTGGTGGGTCGCGTGACCCTCGGGCCGTACCGGGTCCGGGCACCGCTCGACGTGCGAGCGGGCCACACTACAGGCGAGATCAATCAGAGAGTTACAGCACCGGGAGCGGTACCCGCTTCGTGTCCTCGAACTGGCCGGCGTACACGGGCTTGTCCCGCTCCAGCCACGGATCGACGTAGGCGGCGATGGTCTTCTCCACTTCCACGTCGAGTTGGGCGCAGATCCCGAGCGAGTCGTTCACGATGATTTCGCGCACCTTCTCGATGCCGAGCCGCGGAACGAAGTCGTATGTGCGTTCGAGCCACTTCGCGTTGTCGCGGTAGTAGATGAGGAACCGACCGATCACGCGGAGCGCGTCTTCCTTAGTGGTCACGCGGCACAGCACTTCGGTCTTGCGGACGTGGGCACCGGCCGCGCCGCCGACGCTCACTTCCCACTCGCCGCCCTCGGTGGCGATCACGCCGACGTCCTTGACGGTCGATTCGGCACAGTTCCGCGGGCACCCGCTCACCGCGAGCTTCACCTTCGCCGGGAACTCGAACCCCTGGAACCGCTTCTCCAGATCGATCCCGAGGCCGGTGCTGTCGTTCGTCCCGTACCGGCAGAACTCGCTGCCGACACAGGTCTTCACAGTGCGGAGCGCCTTCGTGTAGGCGTGACCGCTGGGCATCCCGAGGTCGGCCCACATACCGGGCAGGTCTTCTTTCTTGACGCCGAGCAGGTCGATGCGCTGACCGCCCGTGAACTTCACCATCGGTACCGCGTACTTCTTCGCGACGTGCCCGATCTTGATGAGGTCTTCGGCCGTCGTGATGCCGCCGTAGATGCGCGGGATCACCGAGAATGTGCCGTCCTTCTGGATGTTCGCGTGAACGCGGTCGTTGATGAACCGGCTGTCGCGCTCGTCGATGTACTCCGTCCCCCAAATGCCCTTGAGCATCGACGCCAGCCCGTTGCGGCTCTTTTCGTCGTCGCCGGTGCCGAGTTCGCGGAGCACCGCGGACACGCTCTTCAGCCCGCGCGCCTTCACTTCCGCGACGAGCGACGGCTTGTCGAGCGGAACGGCCGCGACGAACCACGACTCGCTCGGGTCGGCCTTCACGCCGCCCGCGACCGCTTCGATCAGCCCCTTCACGAGCGTCTTGCACGAGCCGCACCCGGTCCCGGCTCGCGTCGCTTTGCCGACCGCGGGCACGGTACACTTGCCCGCTTTGATCGCCGAGACGATGGTGCCCTTGCACACGCCGTTGCAATCGCAGATCTGGTGGGAATCGGGCAGATCCGCGAGCGAAACTTCTTTCTTTGCCGAACCCGCGGTGAAGAAGAGCTCGAGCCGGCGGTCGGGCACCGGGCCGGCCGCGTGGAACAGGCGCATCAGGTCGTCGGCGGGCGCCAGATCCCCTAGAAGGCACGCGGCACTCACCTTCCCATCGCGGACGATGGCCTTCCAGTACACTTGCCGTGCCGGTTCACTGAACTGCACCACTTCGTCGGTCGGCTGGAGGTCGTTGATGCGCCCCATGCTCGCGAGTTCGACGCCCATCACCTTGAGCTTGGTCGCGATCTTCGAGCCGGTGTAGGTAGCGGCCGGATCGGTGCCGGTGAGCACCTTCGCGAGCACCTTCGTCTGTTCCCATAGCGGGGCGACGAGGCCGTAGATCATCCCGTTGTGCTGAACGCACTCGCCCACACCGAACACCGCCGGGTCGTTCGTGCGGAGTTGGTCGTCGACGACGATCGCTTTGTCGCAGGTGACGCCGCATTCGCGTGCGAGTTCCGAGTTCGGCCGGATACCGGCGGAGATCACCACCATGTCGGCCGGGATCTCGCTCCCGTCCGCGAACTTCACGCCGGTCACGTTCATGTGGCCGAGCAGTTCTTTCGTGACCGTTCCGGTACGCGACTTGATCCCGAGGTTCGCGATGGTCTGGCCGAGCACTTTCCCGCCGGCTTCGTCGAGCTGCACGCTCATCAGCCACGGGCTCATTTCGACGACCGTGACCTCGACGTTGTGGGTCATCAGCCCCTTGGCGGCTTCTAGCCCGAGCAACCCACCGCCAATCACGACCGCGGTCTTGCGCCCCTTCGCGTACTCGGCGATGTTGCGGCAATCGTCGAGGGTGCGGAACGCGAACACCCCGTGGAGCGGCGTGCCCGGGATCGGCGGGATGAACGGCTTGCTGCCCGTCGCGAACACGAGGTAGTCGTACTCGACCGAGAAGTCGTCCGCGAAGACTTGTTTCGCCTCGCGATCGATCTTCGTCACGCGCTTCCCGGCGTGCAGGGTGATACCGTTCTCCTCGTACCACGCGAGCGGGTTGAGGAAGATCTCCTTCGCGTCTTGCGTGCCGTTGAGCACGTTCGACAGGAGGATGCGGTTGTAGTTGCCGTATGGCTCGTCGCCGAACACGGTGATGTCGAAGCGCGTCGGGTCGCACGCGAGCACGTCTTCGAGGAGCCGTGCCCCGGCCATCCCGTTCCCGATCACGACTAGCTTCGGTTTTTGCGGGTGGAGTGCGCGAATCATCGGAGCTCCTTCTTGGCGAGCGGCCGGTGCGAGCCAGCCGGTGAGCGATCGGTTCCTGGTGAGGGCCAGTAATCAGTTGGTCGGTCGGGTTAGTTCTGTGGCGCTCGCGTTCGTCGATACGAGGCCGAGCAGCTTCTCGCGGAACCGGACGACTTCACCGACGACGAAGATCGCCGGCCCGCGAATCGTCGCGGATTCGGCCAACCCGCCGATGTCGCTCAGGTCGCCCACGAGCACGCGCTGTGCAGGGAGCGTGCCGGACTCGATCACCGCCGCCGGCGTGCTTGATGCCAATCCGCTGTCACTCAGCTTTGCGGCGATCTTCGCAACGTGGCGGACGCCCATGTAGAACGCCACACCTGGCATTCGAGCGAGGGCGTCCCAATCGAGGGTGCATTCGGGCGAGTCGGGGTCGTGGTGCCCAGTAACGAGAGCAACAGCTTGGCCGGCGGCGCGGTGCGTGATCGGGATGCCCGCCGCGGCACACGCGCCCGCGGCCGAAGTCACGCCTGGCACGATCTCGAACGGGATACCGGCTTCCGCGAGCACTTCGGCTTCTTCGCCGCCGCGCCCGAACACACACGGGTCGCCGCACTTCAACCGGCACACCGATTTGCCCTCACGGGCGAGTCGCACGAGTGCGTCGTTGATCGTTTCTTGTTTGGTGGAGCCGGTGCAGTACCCGCGCTTCCCGACGGAAACGAGTTCCGCGTTCGGCCCAACTTCTGCGAGCAGCTCGGGGGAGACGAGCGCATCGTGAAGCACGACATCGGCTGACTGCAGGACGCGCAGCCCGCGAACGGTGATGAGGTCTGGGGCGCCGGGACCGGCCCCGACCAAGTACACCACTCCTGCTGACGCGAACCGGCCCACGGCGTCCTCCGGGCAATACGCTCCCCGGCGCGGGCCGGGAAGAGACGGCCCACGCGCGGGGGTAGTTTTGAGTGATCCATTCGTAGCTGTGTCATTCGGAGATTGCATTTGGTGTGCCAGAGTGGTGGAGTGCCACAAACATGTGGGTTAAATACGTGGTAAACCACGCCGATTTCTCGTGTAAAATTCAGTGGATTTACCGTTAAAGCGCTATTCTCCCCACGCGCATGTGACGCCCGCAGTTCGTGCAACTCTGGTGCAGCAGTGCCTCTCCCGAGCGCACGATGTGGGCAGTAAGGATATGGGGATCGCGTGATGGGTCGGGCATTCAGAATGCAACCGGTAACTCTCGCTGTCGTGCTGGTCGCGACCGTGTTCGTAATTGATTTGTGCCTCCCGCTCGGTGTGGCGAGTGCGGTGCCGTACACGTTCGCGGTACTTCTCGCGCTCCGCGCGAAATCCGGTTGGGTCGGGCCGACCGTGGCTGTACTGTGTGGCGTGCTGACGTTCGTGAAAATGGGGATCGTGCCCGAACGCGGGAACACCGAGATGTGGAAGGTGATCGCGAACCGGTGCCTCGCACTGTTCGCGATCGGCATGACCACACTGCTCGGGTTGCTCCGGCGCCGGGCCGAGGCCCAAGTTCGGCAGCACGAATCAGACCTCGCCCGGATGAGCCGACTGGCCGTCGCGGGTGAACTCGCCACGGTTCTCGCGCACGAACTGAATCAGCCGCTCGCCGCAGTGTGCCTCCAGGCGGACATGGCCGCGCTCCTGGCGACCGAATCGACTTCTGCCGGATTGAGGGCCGCACTGGGCGAGGTCGCGGAGCAGTCGCACCGGGCCGCCGAGATCGTGCGATCGATCCGCCGAACTGTTCGGCGGACAGATACTGAGCGCGGGCCGGTAGACTTAAATGAGGCCGTTCGCGTTGTGGCCCGGCTCCTCGAATGGCGGGCGCGGCGAACCGGGGTGAGCGTGGAGCTGAATTTGGCGCCCGAGCCGCTCCCTCCGACGTATGGCGACCGCGTACAACTCGAACAGGTGCTTTTTAACCTGCTCCAGAACGCGATCGAAGCGGTGGAAACTGTTCACGGACCGCGAGTTATTGTCATGGAGACGGCACCGGTTGGCGTCTGGCTCACCGCACACGTGCGCGATTCGGGGCCGGGATTGGCCGACCCCGAGCGCGTGTTCGAGCAGTTCTACACCACCAAGCCCGAGGGCATGGGGCTCGGGTTGGCGATCAGCCGGTCGATTGTGACCGCCCACGGCGGGGTGCTCACGGCCGTCGCGCGGCCCGAGGGCGGAGCGGAGTTCACCTGCATACTACCGATCTACCGGGAGGAAAAGGGGTGAGCACGGAACCAACGATTTTCGTGGTCGACGACGATGAGGCGGTCGGGCGCGCACTGGCGAGCGCCGGGATGTTGCTAGGCCACCCCGTGCGGGCGTTCACATCGGCTGCCGCGTTCCTCGCGGAATACGACCGCGATCAGCCCGGGTGCCTGGTGCTCGATATCCGGATGCCGGGGATGACGGGACTGGAGCTCCAGCGCGTGCTCGCCGATTCGGGCGCAACGATTCCCGTGGTCATGATTAGCGGGCACGCGGACGTGCGGATCGCGGTCGAGGCGATGACGCTCGGTGCGGTCACACTATTGGAGAAACCGTTCCGGTTGGACGAACTGCTCACCCACGTTCGGCGCGCGCTGGAGAAGGACCGCACCGATCGTGCTGCACGCCAACAATCGGCGGACGTGGACGCTCGGCTCGCGGTGCTGACCGCCAAGGAGCGCGAGGTGCTGGAGATGATCGCGGCCGGGAAATCGAACCGAGAAATGGCCGACACGCTCGGTCTCAGCGTCCGGGCCGTGGAGGACCGGCGGTCGCGCCTCATGAAGAAGGTGAACGCGAGCTCCGTCGCGGAACTGGTGAAGTTGCTCGCCGGGCGGAGTTCGTAGGGGCCGCGAGCCTTTTCGCTGGTCGCGTGTCCGTGCTTGTATGTTCGGCACCGACAACGCGGAGGTGGCCCGTGGGCGAGATGCGCAAAGAGTTCCTATCCGAACGCGACGACCTGTTCGTCGTTCACGAGTTCCTCTTGCCGGACGAGTGCGATTACTACATCGCGATGACCGAGTCCGCCGGGTACGGCGACGCGCCGATCACGACGATGAGTGGCCCCGTTATGCGGAAGGACATCCGCAACAACGACCGCGTGATGATCGACGACCCGCGGATCGCCGAAACGATCTGGGGCCGGCTGAAGGCGTTCGTACCGGAGCGCGTGCAGTTCTGGTTCCCGGTCGGGCTGAACGAGCGGTTCCGGTTCTACCGGTACGATCCGGGCCAGCAGTTCGACTGGCACTTCGACGGGGCCTACGAGCGCTCCCCGTTGGAGCGGAGCGCGTTCACGTTCATGATCTACCTGAACGGCGGGGTCGCGGGCGGCGCGACCGAGTTCAATCTGCGCTCCCACGGCGGAACGCGGAGCGACGATCCGATCGTGCGCGTGCAACCAGAAGCGGGCAAGGCGCTGGTGTTCCCGCACCGCATTTACCACCGCGGTGCTCCGGTCGCCGATGGGCGCAAGTACGTGATGCGCACCGACATCATGTGCCGCTGGGCCGGTGGTGAGTGATCCACTGTCAGCGGGTGAAGATGGGGACGAGAACTGTTTCGATCTCTTGGAGGAACTCTCGAAGTCCATTCTCCTCACCACGTTCGTGGAGCACCGCGAGAGCGGTGAGGCATTCGGCCTCTCGCTCCAAGTCGCCAACGACCAGCATACGCAGCACCCGCTTCGCGCTGCGCTTGTCGTTGTTCTCGTCGTGTTTGGCGGTCAATTCGTGCGAGCGCGTCCGTGGGTCGAATCCGAGAAACAACCTTTCTTTCTCAAACCGCTCGCGCTCGTCTTCGTCCTTTGGCTCGAAACCCGCGATGTGCCAGCACTCGCGCTTGGTGTGGGCCAACCCGATGATGACGGGGAACGGCCACGGCTCCGCGGCGCGGGCTTGGTGAAGTCCGTCGCGCCGGTCGAGGTCGTTATCCGAATCGCGAATGAGCAACACCGCGTCTGGCTTGGGATCGAGACGATTAAATAGGATGAGCGCTCGCATCGCACTGTGTGCGTCGGGCGATGCCGGAAGGCCGTTGATAAAGCCGACGATCGATACGTTATTCGTGATCGCCATTGTCTTTACGTCGCGCCAAAGTAATTGCGGGTCGTCGGGCTTGTACCCGCGGAACTGGAGGTACTCCGGTTCCAGCCAATCCACAGCGTCGCACGCGACACGGGTCGTGAGCGCGATTGCGGTTCGTCGATCGGCCGGTGCTTCGCAGACAAGGGCGATGGACCAACTCATAGCGCGACCGGCGTAGGTTGGGGTTGTTCGGTTTGTGGCTTGTCGAGTTTCTTCACCCAATCATCGCCGATGTGACTCCAAAATTCCCCGGGCGTCATCGCCTCCCGCCAGCGCTCGACTTCGGGGTGGTCTTCGAGCCGCGCACAAATAGCTGAGCCGTCATCGCTCAATCCTGTCACCCGCACTTCATTCCACGCAAGTTGGTTCAAAATGTACGGTGAGTGCGACGTTGCGATGATCTGGAGATCGGGGAATTGAGTCAGCAGTTTACGGAGCACGCCGACCAATTCCATCTGCGCCTTCGGATGTAAGCCGTGGTCGAGATCGTCGAACAAAATCACACGGGGGCGGCGAGGACCGAGGATTACTGTTAAGAGACCGAGTAAGTAGAGTGTTCCGTTACTTGCAAAGTTCGAGCGAATGCCTCGGCCGCCACTAAAATCAAATAACAACACCTTATTTGTCCCTGTACCACTCTTTACCTCGTCAAACCGAATGTGCTCAACGTTCGGAATCAGACTGCGGAAATTTGAAACTATTTGTGCAAATTGCTCCGGCTGGTTGAGAGCGAGGTAACCTAACGTGGCGGCGAGTCCCGATCCATTCGGTTGTACGTTTGGTGGCATTAATTCAGGCTGTACGCTGTCTGCTAACGCGATTGCATCGAGTCGCAGAAACACCGTTTCTCCAAAAGCGTCTTTGAAAAGTTCCAGTTGGGGTTGATTGATTGGGAGTGGTTGATTTTGTC
This region of Gemmata massiliana genomic DNA includes:
- a CDS encoding sensor histidine kinase gives rise to the protein MQPVTLAVVLVATVFVIDLCLPLGVASAVPYTFAVLLALRAKSGWVGPTVAVLCGVLTFVKMGIVPERGNTEMWKVIANRCLALFAIGMTTLLGLLRRRAEAQVRQHESDLARMSRLAVAGELATVLAHELNQPLAAVCLQADMAALLATESTSAGLRAALGEVAEQSHRAAEIVRSIRRTVRRTDTERGPVDLNEAVRVVARLLEWRARRTGVSVELNLAPEPLPPTYGDRVQLEQVLFNLLQNAIEAVETVHGPRVIVMETAPVGVWLTAHVRDSGPGLADPERVFEQFYTTKPEGMGLGLAISRSIVTAHGGVLTAVARPEGGAEFTCILPIYREEKG
- a CDS encoding 2OG-Fe(II) oxygenase, which gives rise to MRKEFLSERDDLFVVHEFLLPDECDYYIAMTESAGYGDAPITTMSGPVMRKDIRNNDRVMIDDPRIAETIWGRLKAFVPERVQFWFPVGLNERFRFYRYDPGQQFDWHFDGAYERSPLERSAFTFMIYLNGGVAGGATEFNLRSHGGTRSDDPIVRVQPEAGKALVFPHRIYHRGAPVADGRKYVMRTDIMCRWAGGE
- a CDS encoding molybdopterin oxidoreductase family protein; the protein is MSAIPPIPLSTLPEQALGVRTHCPYCAFQCGILMGEDLGGDMPRVSGDPHFPVNNGQLCIKGWSSAALLQHPQRVTTPQLRDEQGSWRDATWGEALDFVASKMIALRDQYGADVNGVFGSGALTNEKAYLLGKFARVALSTANIDYNGRFCMSSAGAAQTRAFGLDRGLPSPAADGEHAEGVMLVGANTADTLPPMMQWFDRQKAAGGRLIVADPRRSSTARVANLFLQVTPGTDLALANGLLYVAIEERLTDEQYITGRTTGFDAVRAIALQYHPARVERLTGIPEAQLRQAVRWLATAHSSMVLTGRGTEQHSKGVDSVHAWINLMLALGKVGKPNSGYGTLTGQGNGQGGREHGQKADQLPGYRLIEVDAHRAAVAQVWGVDPSALPRKGKSACELLDSLGPGGIRSLFVMGSNVAVAAPHLSRLEPKLKALDLLVVCDAFHNETSAHAHVFLPVFQWAEEDGTMTNLEGRVIRRRIVARPPTGPRSDLEVFHELATRLGCGEKFAFRTAESAFNELRRATAGAPADYSGITYAKIEHQDGVFWPCPSEEHTGSPRMFTERFAHADGRAKFFAVEHRAAGEEPDAEFPLLFTTGRYKEHYNSGAQTRTVGRLVNAQPVPRLEIHPRLARRHRVVTGSRVTIESRRAKVEFVAEVTPDIRPDTLFAPFHWGGRSAANLLTSAALDPVSRMPEFKLAAVRIAKVKT
- the nirB gene encoding nitrite reductase large subunit NirB, encoding MIRALHPQKPKLVVIGNGMAGARLLEDVLACDPTRFDITVFGDEPYGNYNRILLSNVLNGTQDAKEIFLNPLAWYEENGITLHAGKRVTKIDREAKQVFADDFSVEYDYLVFATGSKPFIPPIPGTPLHGVFAFRTLDDCRNIAEYAKGRKTAVVIGGGLLGLEAAKGLMTHNVEVTVVEMSPWLMSVQLDEAGGKVLGQTIANLGIKSRTGTVTKELLGHMNVTGVKFADGSEIPADMVVISAGIRPNSELARECGVTCDKAIVVDDQLRTNDPAVFGVGECVQHNGMIYGLVAPLWEQTKVLAKVLTGTDPAATYTGSKIATKLKVMGVELASMGRINDLQPTDEVVQFSEPARQVYWKAIVRDGKVSAACLLGDLAPADDLMRLFHAAGPVPDRRLELFFTAGSAKKEVSLADLPDSHQICDCNGVCKGTIVSAIKAGKCTVPAVGKATRAGTGCGSCKTLVKGLIEAVAGGVKADPSESWFVAAVPLDKPSLVAEVKARGLKSVSAVLRELGTGDDEKSRNGLASMLKGIWGTEYIDERDSRFINDRVHANIQKDGTFSVIPRIYGGITTAEDLIKIGHVAKKYAVPMVKFTGGQRIDLLGVKKEDLPGMWADLGMPSGHAYTKALRTVKTCVGSEFCRYGTNDSTGLGIDLEKRFQGFEFPAKVKLAVSGCPRNCAESTVKDVGVIATEGGEWEVSVGGAAGAHVRKTEVLCRVTTKEDALRVIGRFLIYYRDNAKWLERTYDFVPRLGIEKVREIIVNDSLGICAQLDVEVEKTIAAYVDPWLERDKPVYAGQFEDTKRVPLPVL
- a CDS encoding FAD-dependent oxidoreductase, whose protein sequence is MTQKRLAIIGNGMAASRLLDELVRRNATGVFEITVYGEEARGPYNRILLGRVLTGGSPNEIELKSNDWFAARGVAFQSGVRVTKVDPVARRLTTSAGDTHPYDVCVFATGSSPLIPQIEGLKSDDGGPRAGVHVFRTIEDCVAIRDRARPGSSAVVVGGGLLGLEAAKSLCDLGLHVTVLHLNPVLMNAQLDKFGGDLLRRAIEKMGIFVRTGTTADEIIGNGHVEAVKMRAGDVVPADLVVFACGIVPRTEVAKASGVPVNRAILVNDLLATQVPGIYAVGECAEHDGQVYGLVQPIWEQCAVLADVLTGANPRARYLGSKVYTRLKVAGVEVASFGMPDAQFPTDEVVQVFEERRGVYRKLVVRDGKLAGAMLVGCTEAAPALVQMFDRDEPLPPNRLDVLATGNAVSTPAEREVCNCNHVTESAVIEAIRDGCDTLPALCSATRAGTGCGSCRGQLTTLLTTHAVAQAG
- a CDS encoding Rieske (2Fe-2S) protein; this translates as MTATVTRVQLCTLNDLPTGLGRAFEVGGRPIAVFRGREGQVFAVDGKCPHKNGPLADGMLIGEQVVCPLHAFRFDGTSGACDQENVCGIQAYATEVRDGTVFVTVPLS
- the cobA gene encoding uroporphyrinogen-III C-methyltransferase produces the protein MGRFASAGVVYLVGAGPGAPDLITVRGLRVLQSADVVLHDALVSPELLAEVGPNAELVSVGKRGYCTGSTKQETINDALVRLAREGKSVCRLKCGDPCVFGRGGEEAEVLAEAGIPFEIVPGVTSAAGACAAAGIPITHRAAGQAVALVTGHHDPDSPECTLDWDALARMPGVAFYMGVRHVAKIAAKLSDSGLASSTPAAVIESGTLPAQRVLVGDLSDIGGLAESATIRGPAIFVVGEVVRFREKLLGLVSTNASATELTRPTN
- a CDS encoding response regulator transcription factor; this translates as MSTEPTIFVVDDDEAVGRALASAGMLLGHPVRAFTSAAAFLAEYDRDQPGCLVLDIRMPGMTGLELQRVLADSGATIPVVMISGHADVRIAVEAMTLGAVTLLEKPFRLDELLTHVRRALEKDRTDRAARQQSADVDARLAVLTAKEREVLEMIAAGKSNREMADTLGLSVRAVEDRRSRLMKKVNASSVAELVKLLAGRSS
- a CDS encoding AAA family ATPase; translation: MIHRAKFQNFKALRDVEITFDSRLTVLVGPNGSGKTSVLQGIGLLAQANRNPGAVNHVLQEIRHLISSGTNSSEFQIVVAALRKDGEEIRFEILPSDAAGAGARQPRTKRQLAFQIIRAGQNQPLPINQPQLELFKDAFGETVFLRLDAIALADSVQPELMPPNVQPNGSGLAATLGYLALNQPEQFAQIVSNFRSLIPNVEHIRFDEVKSGTGTNKVLLFDFSGGRGIRSNFASNGTLYLLGLLTVILGPRRPRVILFDDLDHGLHPKAQMELVGVLRKLLTQFPDLQIIATSHSPYILNQLAWNEVRVTGLSDDGSAICARLEDHPEVERWREAMTPGEFWSHIGDDWVKKLDKPQTEQPQPTPVAL